The Sinorhizobium terangae genome has a window encoding:
- a CDS encoding sulfite exporter TauE/SafE family protein, translating into MGKPLDTEVIGLAAVFLAIALVYAAVGQAGASGYIAAMALVGFAPAAMKTTALALNLLVAAIGTFHFMKSGRLSWRNVYPFAILGFPLSLVGGAVHLQEELYYPIVGVILVLSAAQMARSALRKGATVASPSVPPFWPALATGAIIGFFAGTTGTGGGVFLAPLMLVMNWGSAHQTAATTAAYNLINSAAALIGAYAYWDALPTSLPFWLFSVAAGGSIGAFFGSRYLAERWLRAILAALLLMSGLKLLW; encoded by the coding sequence GTGGGCAAGCCGTTGGATACTGAAGTGATCGGGCTCGCGGCCGTCTTCCTTGCCATCGCATTGGTATATGCGGCAGTCGGGCAGGCTGGAGCGTCGGGCTATATCGCCGCAATGGCACTTGTCGGTTTCGCCCCGGCGGCCATGAAAACTACAGCCCTTGCCCTGAACCTCTTGGTCGCCGCGATCGGCACGTTCCATTTCATGAAGTCTGGACGCTTATCGTGGCGGAATGTCTATCCTTTTGCCATTTTGGGTTTCCCGCTCTCCCTTGTCGGCGGAGCAGTTCATCTTCAGGAAGAACTTTACTATCCGATTGTGGGTGTGATCCTCGTGCTCTCTGCCGCCCAAATGGCCCGGTCTGCACTTCGCAAAGGTGCAACTGTCGCCTCACCAAGCGTGCCGCCCTTCTGGCCTGCTTTAGCGACAGGAGCTATTATCGGTTTCTTCGCGGGGACAACCGGTACGGGCGGCGGCGTGTTCCTTGCCCCATTAATGCTGGTTATGAATTGGGGAAGCGCGCATCAAACAGCAGCTACAACAGCAGCTTATAATCTGATCAACTCTGCCGCCGCCTTGATAGGCGCCTATGCATATTGGGATGCCTTGCCAACATCGTTGCCATTTTGGTTATTTTCCGTAGCGGCGGGCGGATCGATCGGCGCATTCTTTGGAAGCCGATATCTGGCAGAGCGTTGGTTGCGCGCGATCCTCGCTGCTCTTTTGCTGATGTCGGGCCTCAAGCTACTTTGGTAG
- a CDS encoding GntR family transcriptional regulator translates to MWFCEKAARCHGIDLSKFPSEPAARGKADAAYDAVVQLLCSHALVPGQHLSDRDLALKLKIGRTPLREALIRLAAEGKIVSLPQRGYFTRPLIEWALLDSYAVAREILTFALARVRPQAACHSAPCDESTPAKLALGAEAIFTEIAQAASNCEMCKIIDKFCFCTHTVRMEIAASELSPSFGRSIATLTAAMRQLGSATGVVESALISHFDLEQSALPRVVQEMNTRWLTSFPLVARSL, encoded by the coding sequence ATGTGGTTCTGTGAAAAGGCCGCCCGGTGTCATGGAATAGACCTATCAAAATTTCCCAGCGAACCGGCGGCGCGTGGAAAGGCCGACGCAGCCTATGATGCAGTGGTTCAATTGCTCTGCAGCCATGCCTTGGTGCCGGGACAGCATCTCAGCGACAGGGACCTGGCGTTGAAACTCAAGATTGGCCGAACTCCCTTACGCGAAGCACTTATCCGACTTGCAGCTGAAGGAAAGATCGTATCCCTTCCCCAAAGGGGCTACTTCACGAGGCCCCTCATCGAGTGGGCTCTGTTGGACTCATATGCCGTGGCACGCGAAATTCTTACCTTCGCATTGGCGCGTGTACGGCCGCAGGCTGCCTGCCATTCCGCCCCCTGTGATGAATCGACGCCGGCCAAACTCGCACTTGGAGCGGAAGCGATTTTCACCGAAATCGCCCAGGCGGCATCGAACTGCGAGATGTGCAAAATCATCGACAAGTTCTGTTTTTGCACTCACACCGTACGCATGGAAATAGCCGCATCTGAGCTTTCACCTTCTTTCGGGAGAAGCATCGCAACGCTAACGGCCGCGATGCGCCAACTCGGCAGCGCAACGGGCGTGGTGGAATCGGCATTAATAAGCCACTTTGACTTAGAGCAGAGTGCTCTGCCGCGTGTCGTGCAGGAGATGAACACACGATGGCTCACAAGCTTCCCCCTTGTAGCGAGAAGCTTGTAA
- the aepX gene encoding phosphoenolpyruvate mutase produces the protein MNRAAFIARPIDAVEDPTTILRALIFSSDLSFLMEAHDGLSAAIATQAGFKGLWASGLSISSALGYRDANEASWTEVVDVVERMADASGLPILVDGESGFGNFNNARLLAMKLLQHGGAGLCLEDKAFPKRNSFLGDHHPLVDIDEFSGRLKAIKDTTGDDLLLVARIEALIAGCSLDEALRRADAYADAGADAILIHSRKSDADEILAFAKEWQTLPIVIVPTKYYRTPVSAYREAGISTVIWANHAMRAAVAGMRAVCSRIAAEESIAGVEPEVATLDEVFRLLGYDELAAAEDRYLPKHR, from the coding sequence ATGAATCGGGCAGCTTTTATAGCCAGGCCGATCGACGCCGTTGAGGACCCGACGACGATCCTTCGTGCGCTTATTTTCTCCAGCGATCTGTCTTTCCTCATGGAGGCCCATGACGGGCTTTCGGCAGCAATCGCCACTCAGGCCGGCTTCAAGGGGCTTTGGGCCTCCGGACTTTCGATCTCCTCGGCGCTCGGCTATCGAGACGCAAACGAGGCGAGTTGGACTGAAGTCGTGGATGTGGTGGAGCGCATGGCCGACGCCAGCGGACTACCGATCCTCGTCGACGGCGAGTCTGGATTCGGCAATTTCAACAACGCCCGGCTACTGGCGATGAAGCTCTTGCAGCATGGCGGCGCCGGCCTCTGCCTGGAAGACAAGGCCTTTCCGAAGAGGAACAGTTTCCTGGGAGACCACCACCCGCTGGTCGATATCGATGAGTTTTCCGGGCGCCTAAAAGCCATCAAGGACACGACGGGGGACGACCTCTTGCTGGTCGCTCGCATCGAAGCGTTGATCGCCGGCTGCAGTCTGGACGAGGCGCTGCGCCGCGCGGACGCCTATGCCGATGCCGGCGCCGACGCGATCCTGATCCATTCACGTAAGAGCGATGCGGACGAGATTCTCGCTTTCGCGAAAGAGTGGCAGACACTTCCGATCGTGATTGTGCCGACGAAATACTACCGCACGCCGGTCTCGGCTTATCGAGAAGCCGGCATCTCGACGGTGATCTGGGCCAACCACGCGATGCGGGCTGCAGTCGCCGGGATGCGCGCGGTGTGCTCTCGCATAGCCGCCGAGGAGAGCATAGCCGGAGTTGAGCCGGAAGTTGCCACACTCGACGAGGTCTTCCGCCTCTTGGGTTACGATGAATTGGCAGCGGCCGAAGATCGCTATCTGCCGAAGCACAGATGA
- a CDS encoding aminotransferase class I/II-fold pyridoxal phosphate-dependent enzyme — MLAERTALFKSSGTAAARAAAKAAAESGKEIIDLTAGEIWSDLAPMIRVGAIDAIRRGINRYTDTIGMIQLRQALAQKISGHTGQVWCADEVAVTCGAKQALFNAAMVLLNPGDEVIIPAPYWTTFPAQVLLAGAKPVHVETRANGYVPRVEDIAAAITDRTRAMVVNTPNNPTGAVYGSETLVGIGKLAIERDLWIIFDECYGDFIHVDDAHCPIVSILPDVRPRTLIVNSFSKSLALTGWRIGYLAGPQDVISAVKALQSHTTSNPNVIAQHAALTHLLNSDGSYESQLRSHLAETRQTGLGALSALTRIPVPRATGGFYFYLDVSGLLRLRFGNDEAKTADDVVHVLLTRAGVAAVSGTTFGDPAGLRLSYGVPPVKLAIGLTRLVEVLNAWE, encoded by the coding sequence ATGCTTGCGGAGCGGACAGCCTTGTTCAAATCGTCGGGGACGGCTGCGGCGCGCGCTGCGGCTAAGGCGGCAGCCGAGTCGGGAAAAGAGATTATCGATTTGACTGCCGGCGAGATCTGGAGCGATCTTGCCCCGATGATCCGGGTCGGTGCGATCGATGCGATCCGCAGGGGCATCAACCGTTACACCGACACCATCGGAATGATACAGCTTCGCCAGGCGCTCGCCCAGAAGATCTCCGGCCATACCGGCCAGGTCTGGTGCGCCGATGAGGTCGCCGTAACGTGTGGCGCCAAACAGGCGCTGTTCAACGCTGCTATGGTGCTGCTCAATCCTGGTGACGAGGTCATCATTCCTGCGCCGTACTGGACAACTTTTCCGGCCCAGGTACTGCTCGCTGGCGCAAAGCCCGTCCACGTGGAGACGCGCGCCAATGGCTACGTACCGAGAGTCGAGGATATCGCGGCCGCCATCACCGACCGAACCCGCGCCATGGTTGTCAACACCCCGAATAATCCGACCGGCGCCGTGTATGGCTCCGAAACGTTGGTCGGCATCGGGAAGCTTGCGATCGAACGCGATCTATGGATCATTTTCGACGAATGCTATGGCGACTTCATCCACGTTGACGATGCCCATTGTCCGATCGTCTCGATCCTCCCGGACGTTCGCCCGCGCACTCTGATCGTCAACTCCTTCAGCAAGTCGCTGGCACTGACGGGCTGGAGGATCGGCTATCTTGCCGGGCCGCAAGACGTGATCAGCGCGGTGAAGGCCCTGCAATCACATACAACCTCGAACCCGAACGTGATCGCGCAGCACGCAGCGCTCACACACCTTCTAAACAGCGATGGCAGCTATGAGAGCCAACTGCGGTCGCACCTTGCGGAAACCAGGCAGACGGGTCTCGGCGCGCTTTCAGCCCTGACGCGGATTCCCGTGCCGAGGGCGACGGGGGGCTTCTATTTCTACCTCGACGTTTCCGGTCTGCTGCGCCTGAGATTCGGCAATGACGAGGCCAAGACGGCCGACGATGTCGTGCACGTTCTACTGACGAGAGCGGGGGTGGCCGCGGTTTCGGGCACGACATTCGGTGACCCGGCTGGCCTTCGCCTCTCCTACGGGGTACCGCCCGTAAAACTGGCCATCGGCCTCACCCGGCTCGTCGAGGTCCTGAACGCCTGGGAATGA